A segment of the Arachis hypogaea cultivar Tifrunner chromosome 5, arahy.Tifrunner.gnm2.J5K5, whole genome shotgun sequence genome:
GATATCATGCAGACCGTTGATTAGTTcgttctcattttcatttttctataTACTGCTACTTAGTTTGTTTCTGCTGTTAGTGTTGTTTCGTATTTTAAAGCTTTAACTATTTTTGGTCGCTAGTTTTTTTGGAGGGTCTGGATCTGAACAAATCCTGCGTTTTGAGGCCTATTATGTTTTGCTTATTTAATGAAATGCTTGACATTATTGCTGATAATGTTTCTTGAGTTTGTTTATTCTGGCTTGGTATAAGCATTGCTATGTTGGCTTGGAGTGCCTGCTCTATAGTGTGCTACTGTTTATATCTTTTGTTTGCTTTCACGGAAGCAAAAACCTTTATAGGTGGCACGTAGTTACCCTCAAGGCAGCTGGATTTAAATGTAATTTAGATAGGAATAGAGAGATGGAGAATTGGAGACACTAGTACACTTCTCTAGCACCTTGATTACATGCCTCTGTTCAAGTTAAGGGTAGTCTCATTAAATGATTCCACTATGATGTCATTTTGTGGCTCCTTCACCCTCTAGAAAATTGGACTCGGTAAAGTTTAAGAGGTTTCACTTTCAGAAATGCTCCAACCTTGAGAGCTTCTGTGAATAGACTAATAGAGTGATAATTTTACTGTTTTGGTTGTGTACTTGTATTCTTTACTTGGGATGTCGAATGCCTTGACTGCTCGAATTTTCAGTGTGTGATTGAGGATATCCCAAAGTAAGTTGTGGCCTAATTTCATTATTTGAGGGAAGTTACTTAATTTGCACCACTCCATCTTCATAAACAGTTCTACACACGGTATCCATAGATCCCACTACACCCAGTTCTCACATcaatcttcttcctcttctattTGTTTTACAAGGTAATAGTCTAATAGAGGTCTCTAAACCGCCCATCAGATCGAATAACATTTTTCTCTCTCGTTGTAGTTCGTACTTTTTGCATGCTCAGTGTATATAATATTTGATTGATTGTTTAACAACGGGACTGAACGCTTGAAAAAGCAACAAATAACTAAGCATGTTAAGTGTATTATGGTGGGCGATGATGGAATGTGAGATGCATATAGTTTGTTTCTTTTACAAGATTTTTCTTCTCAATGTGGTTTTGTTAGTACACTTTGCTATTTTAGATAAGAAATCATTTTGCAtgacgaaaaaaaaaaccattaaGAGATAGGACTAAACAAATCCTCCCTTGTAAAATAAATCGTTCTCTCCGTAAGTTTTGTTGGGTCAGAGGAATTTGTTCGTCACAATTGAAATTTACCTTGTTAATGTCTAAAGGTCGGATATTAATGTTCTCGAGTAGATGACGTGACAGATGACGCACATGGTAAGATATTTTGCCTTTGATCTTGTTCCCCCTCCATAAGATTTGAaggtgaaaagaaaaaagaatatcgctgttaaaattaaagagaaaaaaataatggcCAAGGGTACGTTTATCCTTTGCGCCTTTTGCTCAtgttattttgtataaaattagaTCGAGGCCATTacttcaaaaatataattttaacgtTTTTGGTTGCCATAAGTATCATGCTCTAGTTTCCATTTCCCAACTAAGATTGTGATCTCCcacttcaaaataataataatattcgtATCACTGTATATTTTTTACACttttttatggtataaaaaaataatgttttttattttttctcaatttttataATCATCCTTAATAAcaaatatgaaaaatataaaaaaaaattgtataaaaagATAGTGCATATAGAATTCCTATAATAATAATGAGAGAATAATAGGCCATTAAAAGTAATCGTGTACTGTATGTGTATGTGAAAACCGTGCCACCGATAACTATTGAAAGTACAGTTTTAGGGGAAAATGCATAATATAACTTCTCATAAGAAACAGGACTCCTGTATCTCAGAATGCCGTCTACAATATAAGAGGgaaacaagaatgaaacaaaATGTGAAACAAAATGTGAAACAAAAAGCAAATGGCAGTACCAAGTTATTGAAATAATTTAGTCGTCAAGAACCCAGAAACACTCATCAGTGGCACTACTTATTCTGCCCTCACTTCAAGGGCCACCCCAAAAAAATTGAATCAAGTTTGGAATTCATACAATGCATTCTTGAATTAGAGAAGAAAACCCTCAAGGTTTGAGGGCAATTGCCAATCCAAACCTGGGTTTTTTATCTAGGGCCTTGGTATCAACCTCACCAGAAACAGTCAGCACTGACTTTGGTATGATCTCATGCTGCAGGAGGGCGCCAAGCTTTCCATGATTGTTAAGCCTTGCTTTGACCTGTGTAAGATGGTCAACAGCAAAAGAGCCTCCAATTGTGAAAGTGTTCTCATTTGTAGAGAACCTTCTAGTGATCTCTGCAACAGCTGAGCTCATCTTTAACAGGTCCAGATGATGGAGATATGATGCTTTGATGGTGTCACCCTTGTCACCACTGATTGGAAAGTGAAACTTGTTAAATGTTAACATGGGGCGTTAAAACGGCATTGTTAAGAGATCTCAAACAagaccatttttttttttttttgacaggcACAAGAAGCTTACAGGATTATCGAAGCAGATGAATCGGGTTTTGAGAAACTAATCCCAGCAGTGTACTTAGTAAAACGGCCTGAAGTAGTATCATAGCCTGCCTCACCACCAATCGCAATGCTTGGGGTACCAACAGTGGTAGAAACATCAATGATAGGGGATTGGTTCATTGCAATGGCTGTTGTCAAGGTAGCATGGTCATGGAAGTATTGAACCTCTAACTGCCAATGGCAAATCATACAAACTTCAGAAAAAACATAAGCTATTCATTTGGGACAAATTTTACAAGCCAGAAGATGTATATACCTTGCCAGAATTATAATCAGGCAGCTTAACTGAAGCAATAGTCTTGGTGGAAGGAATGATGTCAGTAAATGTGAGTGTAGTAGAGATCTGACACAGAAGAGGGTAAACGAATAAGATGATGTATTCGATAATGGAACTATCACTGTAttataatctaaaaaaaaaaataaagcaacCCACAATTGAGTCTGTGTCAACTTTGAGATCAACAAGAGTATTCCTATACTTATACTGTGCTGCAACATCCCCAACTGAGTGTCCACCTTTCTTCACGGCTGTTGAAGTAAGGGCCTAAGACAGAATCAAGAAGAAATCAGCTTACCAAAGTAGAAGATGCAGCAAGAGTTACACATTTAGAATGATGAACATTTAGCTCATTGTAACAATAACTGAGAGAAAAACATGCAActctaaataactaaaaaatgatatgtgTACAACCATTAATATACAAGGCTACAACTATTAATTAGGTTGTAACTCCCACTTACTTTTACCTATCACACCTTCTCCACCTTCAGATTTATGTATGAGTCTCAAATAGACACCAATAAATGCCAAAAATTCTAATTCTAAATAAGTGCGAAAAGACATACACAAGTACTCATGGATGCAACTGCAGTTAAGATTCTCCTTAGAACATCACCAAACATGTTCAGACAGAAGATCCTAAGAAGAGTACACCTGTACACGACCACCCATCCAGTAACTACATTTCTTATTTGTTTGATAGCATCAATAAACCTTGTCCGTACAACGGATTCTCTTAAATGCAATGCGGAATTCgagttaaataattttttgaaggCAAATTCGTGATTCATTTGGGGGAAAAAGTCAATACATGAGGAAACTAAGCTTCTAAATTGGTAAAGGAGCATCGTCATTATCCTCATCATGCTAATCCTATATTAACTATAACGCATTGCAAACGGTTCATAGATATAACGATGGATCTCAAACACAAATCGATTATCCCTCATATGTAATACTCCAATTAAGGTAACTAAATGAGAATAGATTGGGTAAAATCCGAAAATCCGAAGAGCTTACCACTCCGGCGCCGCTGTAGGTGGAAACAGTGACTTTCTGATCGGAATTGTAGTCCTTAGTCAAAAGATCTACaataaaaaacaacaaatgcaGATCTATTAAGTCTTTTGGTAGCTTCGAATCAAGAACGAAAAAATTGTGTTACAAGAGATGGAGACTCAGGTAAAAGAGATTGAGAAGAGAGTGAGAGAGCATAATGAGCTTTCACCTTTGGCTTTCTTGCCGATATCGGAGAACAGTCCCGGTCCCTTGGTCATCTTCGATTTCGTAGCTTAcgaagagagagaatgagagaaggagagagagagagagagagagagagagagagagagagagagagagagagagagggatctTGATGCACTGAACCACTGAGCTTCACGAACCAGGGTGTGGCGATGAAATGatagcctttttctttattttttatttgacaaaaaataaaaaaatttccatcgcatgtaatttttgaataattatttaatcattcgtataaatttttttaacaaaatgaaTTGTTTGAATgccatttataaaaaaaatatttttttattcttaatatattttaaattataataaatttagataataattttatcaattatttaataatttaaaaataataaaaatataaatataatcaaTTTATAAAGTTAATTGTTAAAAgtcgttagataataatttaattaaatttattaaattatttaacaatttttaactgTGAACTTTTTATAGtgtatctgaatttttatttttaaaaatattttttatgaattattttttaaaatattagaaatgtgAAATAATAAGGTATGGTACTAGACTACTAGCACCAAGTCTATATGGATGGTTGAAGACTTGAAGTGGATCCGATCGATGATGTGCTGTGCAGAatctttcttctttgattccgGTCGTTTTCAGCCGTTGATTTTTGAACGGGAGTAAGATGCCTTGGGAGTAAAGTGGTGTAAACCATCCATCACTCGCACTTCCGTAGTATCTTTTTCTctgatggactggtccatacaaaTATTTAGGTTCAGTTTAAGTAAATAGATTAATCaagttttttttgaaaaataatttaaataataaatatttatattaaaaataatttatatttatatttatttttttaaaaccccTTGCCCTGCCTTTTCTAGCCTCTCCTTTttgctttttaaaaatatttattttaaaagaataataataaaattttttattataaaaaaatcattttttataaattttttacaaatatttaaataattttttaaaagattataatttaattttaaaaattatctcaaacattaatatcataattttttataaattaaaaataaaagaaatatttatgGACCTATCCAAATATCTGAAAGAGCTTCTGTTTATTGGGCTGTTTTTggaaaattaataactaagataTTAATACATCATGACCCGAAAATCTCAAGGCCACACATGAACGTTCCAATGGTTTGATCTGTTTTCATTTGGTCCATAGGCTTCAATCAGTACTGCCAAAATGAGTTCAACTTGACCAAAACctccatgacaaaaaaaaaaaaaaaaacttgaccaaAACCTGTGTAAATTGGGACTGTGAAAACATCAACTAACTATTAATATTGCATTTTTCGACCCGTTTAAGTGTTTGAGACGAGTAGTtttaagatataattttaaaattttatgacaaaaaaattttgagtttgatttttggtaaacttcaaaaagaaaaataaaaaaatattttacaaaaaaacaGTAACTTGGATTTGCGTTAGAATTGGTTGGTTTGTTCTATAAATTAAGAAGGTTTGGTAATATCTGTCTCAAGTAGTTTTTGCTTGCATATCATAAATATCGAATTAACtcaaatttactaaaaatatgTATAACACACCTAAAAAGGAATAAATAAATCCAACTTTAGCTTCGCGACACAAAAAAAgccaaaaaaataatattccaTTTTAGCTTAAAAAACAATGAGGGCTCATAAAGCTTCATTTTGATGTATTCGTCACTTTGTATTATTCATCTAAAAAGGGGCAGTAAATGAGGTGAACCAGTAGGTTATAAAATTTGtcatttttttactatttgtTCTTGTGTTTATGTCCTAGACAAGTAGTTAGCCCATAAAACATTAATAGTTGTAGAATGATTCGTGTTTGGAGACGGCCCGAATTGCTGAATTTTTGAGCGAAAAGGTCCGAGTCATTCTGCGCCCACCAAACACGTCCTTGACGCGGTatgttttatttgtaattttctcTTCCGATGTCCTTTTACGCGTTTTCAATTGAagatgctttttctttttctttacttcTCAGGCActgattgattgatgatattaTTATCATTCGTTACCAATTTAAGAATGAAAAAACGCGGTGATGGATTTAATAttagaggaggaggagcagcAGCATCATAAAGGCATGAAACAATGCTGCGTCGTGTTCCACAACAATAAATAAAGTCCTTTAACTTAGACAAaatgtttaaattaaaaagacATAAAGTAGTGCTAGTGGTGTATTTTCGGCTTTCGCAATTTCGCATcattaaatcataaattaaagCAAACCAAAATTTGGTTAATCGAGCTCGTTCAGTAAgcaagtttaaattttattttgtatatgcgATCATTTATTGATTATGACAAACTATTAAATAGAACTTAAATTTGCAACGAATTAATTTTTGGTGATCATTTTGGTAAAggcattaaaaatatcttttttgttaAGATGTTTATATGTGTCAtgatattattggatatttttattaaattaattaataatttatttttaaataaactagaacaaaattgatttattatagcAATAATAAGAAACTCAATTATccgtattataattattaaacccGATTTAATCCGATCAATTTACACAATATAAATCgaatcatgtttaaatttttgataaaaaacaaatatatccttaatttttgtttaaaaaaaaccaTAATCGAGTGGGTTATGTAAATTAGTCGGTTCGACCGAATTTGATAACAATtaggtttattattattgttataaaaaaatcgattttattctaatttattaaaaaattaaaaaataacaaattcattaatacgtccaataataacGCAGTACATTAGTGTCTTTACAAAAAATGTTTTACGCGTCTTTATGAGAACATCCCTACTTAATCCTTAACCTGTCAGATTGAAAAATaccataaacaaaaaaaaattcataaattaaagctgaaaatgaaaatttaacagtttaattaatttttttaaaaaattaatttaaataataaataattatattaaaaatatcttataaataaattattttatatttaatttttttattttaaaaaaaattatttttaaaaaatatgataaaaaatttttattataattttttttattttttataaatacttaaataaatttttttaaaaattataatttaactttaaaaatGATATCAGAcaataatactattattttttataaataaaaaactcaaaaaaagaaTAGCTTTTGAAGCTTGTCAACGGACCCTAGGTGATTTCtcatttctctttatttattggtTTCATTATATATAAGTTTTACAATTTACAAGAACATATGGTCTTCTAGATTTCCTTCCTTAAGTATTAGGCGGGCGCAGACATTGACCCTTATATCTCCCAACAATAAACAAAACATCAACAGAACCGTTATTCAAGCCTTGTTTCAAATATCCTCTTACTATGTTCTCTTTTGATCTTTTCTGATTCTTCAAGACAGGATGAGGTTCTGAGAAACTTcacttttgtctttattttttttcaggGTCCCCCCCACCAAGCTTTACTTACAGTGTCTCTCTCTTTTTCCACGAAAATCACATTTCATTCAAAGTTTCGCACCTAACTTCTAAGAAGGTTGCTAGGAAACGCAGGAAATAGTCACACCCATTATATGACAGGGGTCTCACCGAATCTCTCCGAATTCATTTGAATATTTCATGTTTCACACTTCATAGTTAATAGGAAGcagattattgttgttatttagTGAGCAAAAGTTGGTTCGTTGGAGAAGTttgaagaagatgatggaaagctACCTAAAAGAGAATTTTGATGTGAAGCCTAAGAATTCATCTGAAGAAGCACTTGAGAGATGGAGGAAGCTATGTGGGATGGTCAAGAACCCCAAAAGAAGGTTCCGTTTCACTGCAAATCTCTCCAAGAGACAAGAAGCAGATGCCATGCGTCTTGGCAACAAGGTATCTTTTCATGTTTTTTGATGTTCACTGTTTTTAATGATACTAAGAAGCTGTTTATGTTTCTGCTTTCCAATATTATAAACAATATGAAGACTTATTGTTCCCTCTATATTGCAGGAGAAGCTGAAGGTGGCAGTTTTGGTTTCCAAAGCAGCATTTCAATTTATCCAAGGTAAGGATTTTCATCAGCATTATACTGAATAGCGAACGAGTTCAAGGTTCAATGTATTTAGTATTTACTCATGATGACATCCTCAGGTGCACAAGTGAAACCAAGTGATGAAAAAGTACCTGAAGAAGTTAAAGCAGCAGGTTTCGAAATCAGTGGTGATGAATTGGGGACTATTGTTGAAGGCCATGATGTGAAGAAGCTGAAATCTCATGGTGGGGTTGATGGCATTGCAGAGAAGCTTTCTACATCAACCAGCAAGGGGCTTAGCAGTGATCCTGATTCACTGAGCAAGAGACAAGACATATATGGGATCAACAAATTCGCCGAAAGCGAAGCCAAGAGTTTCTGGGTTTTTGTTTGGGAAGCCCTTCAAGACATGACTCTGATGATACTTGGAGTGTGTGCTTTTGTGTCTCTGATAGTTGGCATTGCAACAGAAGGTTGGCCAAAGGGAGCGCATGATGGTCTTGGCATTGTTGCCAGCATACTACTGGTTGTGTTTGTGACAGCAACCAGTGATTACAGGCAGTCATTGCAATTCAAAGATTTggacaaggagaagaagaagatttcaGTTCAGGTAACAAGAGACGGTTGCAGGCAGAAGATGTCAATATATGAATTACTTGCTGGTGATATTGTGCATCTTTCAATTGGTGATCAAGTACCTGCTGATGGACTATTTCTCTCTGGATTCTCTGTGTTGATTGATGAATCAAGCTTGACAGGGGAGAGTGAACCAGTTATGGTGAACTCTGAGTATCCATTTCTTCTTTCTGGAACCAAGGTTCAAGATGGATCTTGCAAGATGTTGGTTACCACTGTGGGAATGAGGACTCAATGGGGGAAGTTGATGGCAACTCTGAGTGAAGGTGGAGATGATGAAACTCCATTACAGGTTAAATTGAATGGAGTTGCAACCGTTATTGGCAAGATAGGCCTCTTCTTCGCCGTGGTTACATTCGCGGTTCTTGTGCAAGGACTAGTGAGCCGTAAGCTCCAAGAAGGAGAATATGGAGCTGGAATGGAGATGATGCTTTGGAGATGCTGGAATTCTTCGCTGTCGCGGTTACCATAGTAGTTGTTGCTGTCCCAGAAGGGCTGCCACTGGCTGTGACATTGAGCCTTGCCTTCGccatgaagaagatgatgaatgatAAGGCCCTTGTGAGGCATTTGGCCGCGTGCGAAACCATGGGATCTGCCACAACTATATGCAGTGACAAGACTGGAACTCTAACAACTAATCACATGACTgttgtgaaaacatgcatttgtATGAACACCAATGAAGTGAGTAACAATAAGGCTTCTGATTTGTGTTCTGAGCTTTCTGATTCTTCCATGAAACTGCTCCTTCAGTCAATATTCAACAACACTGGAGGAGAGGTTGTGGTTAACAAACATGGGAAGCGAGAGATCTTAGGGACACCAACAGAGACTGCAATCTTGGAGTTTGGCTTGTCACTTGGTGGAGATTTTCAAGCAGAGAAACAAGAATGCAATGTTGTTAAAGTTGAGCCTTTCAACTCCACCAAGAAGAAAATGAGCCTTGTGGTGGAGCTCCCTGGTGGTGGATTGCGTGCACACTGCAAAGGTGCTTCTGAGATCATCCTGGCCTCTTGTGACAAGGTGCTTAACTCTGCCGGCGAGGTTGTCCTGCTCAATGAAGAATCAAGTAACCATCTCAAGGCTACAATAGACCAGTTTGCTAATGAGGCACTCAGAACATTATGCCTTGCCTATAAAGAATTAGATAATGGATTCTCTTCCGAGGATCCAATTCCTGATTCTGGCTATACTTGTATAGGAATTGTTGGTATCAAGGATCCGGTCCGCCCCGGCGTTAAGGAATCTGTAGCAGTATGCCGCTCTGCTGGAATCACAGTGAGGATGGTTACA
Coding sequences within it:
- the LOC112800495 gene encoding mitochondrial outer membrane protein porin 2, encoding MTKGPGLFSDIGKKAKDLLTKDYNSDQKVTVSTYSGAGVALTSTAVKKGGHSVGDVAAQYKYRNTLVDLKVDTDSIISTTLTFTDIIPSTKTIASVKLPDYNSGKLEVQYFHDHATLTTAIAMNQSPIIDVSTTVGTPSIAIGGEAGYDTTSGRFTKYTAGISFSKPDSSASIILGDKGDTIKASYLHHLDLLKMSSAVAEITRRFSTNENTFTIGGSFAVDHLTQVKARLNNHGKLGALLQHEIIPKSVLTVSGEVDTKALDKKPRFGLAIALKP